The window CTTCTCTTCTGCTCCTTGGACCTGAGGCATGACGCTTTGCAGCATTTGAGCAACCACGTGTTGATCCAAAATGTTGGCCTTTTGAGGATCCCAGTCTTCGGGCGGAGGTTGCTCGCTCGTGAACACCACCTGGGGGCGCCAAAGTGAGCCCGGAATCCAACGCAAAGACCCGGAGGATGACGTTGCAAACCTGCTCCAGCATGCAGTGCAGGATGAGGGGTACGGAGCAGGCTTCGGCCGGGATGTTTTCCAGAAGACCGCTGTAGTAATTCATGTCCACGTCGGTGCTGAGAGACGGGCTGGACGACGGCACCTTCTCTGCGAGGCAAGAACGGCGAGCGCAAGTCGTGGCGTTGAGGACGCTAGAGAAGAAGACTTACTTGGCGGTGGTGGGCGGCCGGGCTTTTTCGAACGCGGGGACACGGTTGTTACAGCCTGGGAGGAAGCACAAAATGGAGGCGATAACATTTTGCTCAGTAAAACGGCCgtatttctggactataagtggctattttttttattataaatgggtCCTTTTAAACTACGTCAAGGTACCTCAGCAGATTGTATCAAGTCCTGCCAGGAGACCACGAAGGGCACCCGTACGAAGTTGACGCTGTCCAAGTAGTGCTGGTGCTGGCGGCGCCAGTCCAGACAGTCGTAGATGAGATTAGCCACGTCGTCGAACATCTTGGTCCCCACCGCCATCTGCGAGCAGACGTCAGCACCTGACCGAGACAGACGTGAAGGCCAGGCGCTCACCAACCAAGGCCTCGGGATCCTGAAGGTCAAAGGGAAACAGCGAGTCCGGAACGGTGTACTCCAAGTGGGCCACGTCATGGAGTCTGGAGTTGACTCCGCCGTTGTCCAGGACTGGTCGGAGACCCGCCCAGAAGTCGTCGAGTAGCTTGGCCTGAGCGGACAAGGCCTCCCTGGCGGCAATTTCCTCGGCTGATGGAGGATAACCAACGTTGAAGAACCGAGGAACCTGATCCAGAAACTGAAATGGATCAAACGGCTGCTTTGGCAATTCTTACCGCTGGGCTCTGAGCTTTCGTCTTCTTCCGTCTCGTCGGGATGGTTACGGGACGTGTCCGTGGCGCTTAGCCTGATGACGTTGGACACGTGGACGCCGGCGGCGTCCAGTGTCCCCACCAGCTGAGGTTTGTGAAACCCCAAGATGAGAACGTAGTGTTGGGGGCCGTCCTTCGGCTCGTCGTCTTTGCGCCAACAAGCAAAAACGCGGGATGGCGATTCATTTTAAGGGAGGCCATTTGAACACCTTTGCtgtaaatgataaaaatatgaataatcttTACTTATGTACTTGGGCGGTTCGACATCGTCCCTCCGTTTTAGCTTCGTCGTTTTGGGTTTCGGAGGCGGCTCTTCCTTGGACTTCTTGTCTTTGCCTTTGCCGGCTGGTTTTTCTTTGGCTTTGGGAGGCATCGCGGCAATCTTCGGGGGTGTCAAAAAAATACCGTGACTTTCTAGTAAAGGGTGGAATTCATTCGGGTTGCTCACGTGCTCGGCTTTTCGCCTTTGCAGGTCGGCTTCTTTAATCTGGAGGAGCATAAATTTGATGATTTGAGCCATGAGCTCGGCCGGGATCTCTTCTCGGGCCTCCAGAAGCTCCCTGGCGGGCAAGGTCACCTGAAAAAATCCGGGTTGGAGAGTTAGGAACAGGAAGCCAACACTCCACGTTGGCTGTTTTTCGCTATCGACCGACCTCGTGGTACTGAGGGAAGGCGTCGCGCTTTTTCACCTTGGGATTGCCGTATTCGCGAATCTGTGTTTAATTAAAGTTCCAGATTCCACAGATTGTTACACTCTTATCGATAAGGTTTATCGGAATAATATCGGATAGTGTACTTTGGCTTCCGTTTCCTCCCTGGTGAGCGAGCTGAAAAGCTTGCGTTGGGGTTGCTGGACCGCCCGGGCCAGCAACCGGAGCAGGTCTTCGTCTTGAGGACCCTGGCCTACCAGCAGGCAAACGCATGCTTGCCAGTTCTCCTGAAAAACCGAGTCATCGGGTAGAAAAATTTGTCAAGCAGTTGAAGAGAAAGAGAAGGATTGTTTGGTTTcagttttatctaggtctacattgtcttttactgtgtctgtgctactgtcttgctactgcaacaaagtgaatttccccgAGTACGGGTTGAATAAaagttaatctaatctaatattctGGCAGTTGCGTGATGTTATTGagttatggtcaatatacataaaaagtaaaaaaacaatgctTAAACAGAACATAAAAACACACTTTATAGCATTTTTAATGCTGCCCAACATACAAACCTCATCAAAAGGTGTATTGGCGAGACCGCTCTCCCACGATTGGACGTCGGGCCCCTGAGCCGCGGCGGTCTTCTTGCCCGCTGCGCCCTTTTTAGCCGCCTTGGGTGCCATTTTGTGTCGAACGATTGCtagaaatcaagatttttttgacCACTGAATCCCCATGCTCGACTTTGTTGTCGACCGGTTGCCATGGAGACGAACACAAATAGAGCCGTCTTCCCTTTCCACCTCCCCCCCAGTAGATGGCAGTGAAGCAATCTTATATTGATGTagtaataaacaaaaacaacaagttGAAATTTGGACgctttttattgaaatataATATGAATCCATGTTGATAATCTTAAAATTAGCCTGATTATTagattattattacatttatcaatggaagtcaatgagttaatacttcaaaataaatacattttaaaaacaaatctattttTACCCTTCATTTTTtggtaaaggaaaaaaaaattggacacccctgatgtacagttatgaaaaaaatagaattgatAAGAACTTTTGGTGAACAATAAATGGGTACTTAGTTGAGTGACAGTTCCACTTAATGGTGAGATTTGCTGGCCTTCTTCATCTTGCAGCTGAAacataaaaacattaatttgtCATTTCATAATCAGACACTAATTCAAAaccaaaaacatgacattttttcaattcaaaaaataaaacaagtggTTGTTTTTAACCTTACTAGTCGCCTCATAGTTAATCTATTTCAAACCAATCAAATGTGAGGATCCAGATGCCCCGCCCTTTAGCATGATGTCATTATTACTCCCATGGGTATAACTGATGTCACCAAATGcgtacatgtcatttttttttggtttaaacatgattttctttttcaaaagcataaaaaaaacctttaacaaGATGTCTGAATGTTTACAAAGTAATCGTACGTGCGCTAAACACTCTCTTCCTTTGAGGAATTCCTTCaaaatgactccatttccttCGGAGAgaccaacacacacattataCATTTTCtctgtgcgtgtgtctgtgtgtgtttaggCCATGGTGACATTTGGCATGCGCACAATAGTCCGCCGTTTAGAAGAAATCCGTGTTTACTGGAGGAAATGTCTATCTTTTGGGCCCTGCTTCTGGTCGAGGGGCGGCGGCTCCAAATCGCAGGAAACACCTTCGGCTTGGCCGGCCCATGCACAATAAGATATTAAAAGCCCGCCACTTCCTGCCTCGGTGAAGGCGACTCACCGTTCTCCTCGCCGCCTGACGACTTGACGCCGAGAAGCATGACCCCGTCTTTGGTGCTTTCAGGGCGGCTCTGGAAAGACGCGCTGCGGACACACGGGGATTCGTTTACCGACGCGGGCGGGATCGTCGCCACGCGGGGGGTTTTGTTCTCGTTACTTACTTTTCCGTTCCCGCATCCATCGTTTCTGTTGGCGGGAAAAAGGAATGGGAATTTAGAGGTGGATTGAGCGGGTTGGTGGAATTGTGATCGGTCGGGTAGGAGCGGCGTACCCGTGTGGTCGTGGACTTTTTTGCATTTGAACCGGAGGAcgatggcggcggcggaggccgCTAGCAGGACGGGCAGCAAAATCCACCAAAGTCTTTTGTCTGTGGCTGCACACGTGCAGGAAGTGAGTTGTTTAGTCGCGTTCAGGCCGGAATTGGCGCGCCCTCACCTGCTTTGGCGCTCGCTCCGTCACCACCGCCAATGTGAGGACCTTTAAAACAGAATCAGGATTTGCAGTTTGGCCCTAATTTCTTAATACGCACGTCTCTAATAGTCTGGTTTGAAGACCAGAGTGGCTTTTTGGATAACAATGACCAAAATACGATGTACAGGGCGGCCCCCCAAAATGTGACTTCAATTCACTACACTGTTTAAAATATATGAAGCGCACAGGATTAGAAtacgcagtagtagtagtcgtagtagtagtggtagtgggttgtgttatagatctagatggagctgtagtagtaggagtagtagtaatattagtgctggtggtagtagcagtggtaggTGTAATAGTAAcattagtggtggtagtagtaatattcatggtggtagtagtagtagtagtaataatattcatggtgggagtagtagtagtagtaatattcatggtgggagtagtagtaatattcatGGTGGGAGTATTAGTAGTAATATtcatggtggtagtagtagtagtagtaatattcatggtggtagtagtagtagtagtaatattcatggtggtagtagtagtagtagtagtaatattcatggtggtagtagtagtaatattcatggtggtagtagtagtagtagtagtaatattaatggtggtagtagtagtagtaatattcatggtggtagtagtagtagtaatattcatggtgggagtagtagtagtagtaatattcatggtgggggtagtagtagtagtaatattcatGGTGGGAGtagagtagtagtaatattcatggtgggagtagtagtagtagtagtaatattcatggtgggagtagtagtagtagtaatattcatggtgggagtagtagtagtagtaatattcatggtggtagtagtagtagtaatattcatggtggtagtagtagtagtaatattcatggtggtagtagtagtagtaatattcatggtggtagtagtagtagtagtaatattcatggtggtagtagtagtagtaatattcatggtggtagtagtagtagtaatattcatgggggtagtagtagtagtaatattcatggtggtagtagtagtagtagtagtagtagtaatatccatgttggtagtagtagtagtagtaatatccatgttggtagtagtagtaatattcatgttggtagtagtagtaatattcatgttggtagtagtagtaatattcatgttggtagtagtagtaatattcatgttggtagtagtagaaatattcatgatggtagtagtagtaatattcatgatggtattagtagtagtaatattcatgatggtggtagtagtagtagtaatattcatggtggtggtagtagtagtcgtctTTATAAAAGGTGCATCGGCTTATAATACGCAGTAGTGGTAGTCGTAGTGGTAGTAGAgggttgtgttatagatccactagatggagttgtagtagtagtagtaatattagtggtggtagtagtaatagtagtagtactagtagtagtcatCTCTATATAAAAGGCAcattggattataagacgcacttttgagaaaattgaagtcgGAAAATTCAGTACACTTTctactgttcttttttttaaccacatttGAATTTCAAATGACCTACCTGGACTTTTCTGTGTGGTCACTCCCGTCTTGTCTTGGGGATTGGCTGAACATACATTGcagagtttaaaaatatatatatatatatagtatatatatgctTATGACGGATTGGGTCGTCAAGTACGCTACCTTTGTCGGGTTGCAAGGCAGCCATTGTGGAACTCGGTCCTATTTGCATGGAAACCACAATTAAGTCATGAGTTTTGTTGGGATTCAAAGTGCCATTTTTGGTCCTTTTACCATGAGTTTGCACATTCCCGTTGGCTGTCGGTGAGCTGCGACTTGGTACTCGTGTGGTCGATGCTGTTGAAGACAGAAAATTTCAACGGTGGTGTCCAACTCAAGGCCCGTGGGCCACATTTTGTGTGGTGGGCAGAATTCACAGTTTTAAAAGGGATTTGTTCCCTTAAATGCCTTACGCCGACTTTTAGCGTCTGTCACGACTGCCGGTGAAATGGTCGTCACGTTGAACCGCTTCGGCGTGGCAGCCGTCGCCGCCGTCGTCGGGACGGGTTGCGCTGAAATCAAACGAATGTTGATCATCCTACGCTGGGTATTTGACGAACTATCACACGCTCACTGCTCTCGGCGGGATTTCTGGAGGTTTGGGCGACCGTGCCGGGCGTTGGTCCCGTCCTCGCTTGCGTTGCCGCCGCTGCTACCGCCGCCGACGTCGTCGGTACtgtttaaaaattcaaaaaacgCCATATTTTTTCCAGACTTGTGGTTGGGATGTTGTACAAGTGCGATATTTTcatttacctttttttgttgtGGCTAACACTGGGATAGTCGTCGAATTATCTGCCTGCTGGTTTCCGTCAATTTCATTCGCTGAGCCTTTGAAGCAGATTAACATGGAGAAAAAGGCAAAGGAGTGCGAGGATAAGTACAATAACCATTGAATTGACGTAAAAATGGAGCAAAAAATTAGAGTCATTTCACaggaataaattaattcattaatagTTGGGGTGTCATGATTTATCCTGATACTGCACTTTAAGGGGATTAATTgtgatatacatatacaaacatacacacatatacatacatatatacatacatacatgtatgtatatctgtatttatatatatatatatatatatatatgtatgcatgtatgtatatgtatattatatgtatatatgcatgtatgtatgtgtatatatgtatgtatgtatatgtgtatatgtatatatatatatatatatatatatatatatatatatatatatatatatgtatatatatgtatatgtatgtatatgtatgtatatgtatatatatatatatgtatatatatatgtatatatgtgtatatatacatacatatatatacatttatatatacatatatgtacatgtatgtgtgcgtgtgtgcgcgtatgtgtgtatgtgtgtatgtgtgtatgtgtgtatgtgtgtgtgtgtatgtgtgtgtgtgtatgtgtgtgtatgtctgtgtatgtgtgtgtatgtgtgtatttatgcatgtgtgtatgtgtgtatttatgcatgtatgtatgtatatatgtatgtatgtatgtatgtatgtatgtatgtatgtatgtatgtatgtatgtatgtatgtatgtatgtgtgtgtgtgtatgtgtgtatgtatgtatgtgtatgtatgtatgtgtgtatgtgtgtatgtatgtatgtgtgtatgtatgtatgtgtgtatgtatgtatgtgtatatatgtgtatatatgtatgtatatatatatatatatatatatgtatatatgtatatatatatatgtatatatatatatgtatatatatatatgtgtgtgtgtgtatatgtatatgtatatagatgtatgtacatatatatatacatatgttaaGAAATAgatagtaaaataaaatatgaaggatttcaagttgaGCCTTGC is drawn from Stigmatopora argus isolate UIUO_Sarg chromosome 20, RoL_Sarg_1.0, whole genome shotgun sequence and contains these coding sequences:
- the LOC144066145 gene encoding uncharacterized protein LOC144066145 produces the protein MAALQPDKAYIYYIYIYIFKLCNVCSANPQDKTGVTTQKSPGPHIGGGDGASAKAATDKRLWWILLPVLLAASAAAIVLRFKCKKVHDHTETMDAGTENASFQSRPESTKDGVMLLGVKSSGGEENAAR